In one Lolium rigidum isolate FL_2022 chromosome 3, APGP_CSIRO_Lrig_0.1, whole genome shotgun sequence genomic region, the following are encoded:
- the LOC124699549 gene encoding uncharacterized protein LOC124699549 yields MRNSSTRTTKYILEPVVGTCFDPVAEAYEFYNLYSWEVGFGIRYGHSYINGENYRSPQDIICQLEGFDKRDKNESPRCGCKAMIRLHRTGDHGWFVETNRPDHNHPLAENCGEKMQRNSHEGIDQATRDTVRYLRENNVSLSKVHCILVGEPMLELVFFRRSHEGRTNVAPVEAPAITLRHVLLVWKYQMLNARTATIVADYCNFLDLICCIFR; encoded by the exons ATGAGGAATTCATCAACAAGGACAACAAAATACATCCTGGAGCCAGTTGTCGGCACTTGTTTCGATCCCGTTGCAGAAGCATACGAGTTCTACAATCTGTATTCATGGGAGGTTGGTTTTGGCATCAGATATGGACATAGCTACATAAACGGTGAAAACTACAGGTCACCACAGGACATTATATGCCAGCTAGAG GGGTTTGACAAGAGGGACAAAAACGAATCACCTAGGTGTGGATGCAAGGCGATGATCCGTCTACACAGGACAGGTGACCATGGTTGGTTTGTGGAGACAAATCGGCCAGACCACAACCACCCACTGGCTGAAAATTGCGGAGAGAAAATGCAACGGAACTCACACGAAGGGATTGACCAAGCAACGAGAGACACTGTCCGCTACCTGAGAGAGAACAATGTCAGCCTCAGCAAAGTGCATTGTATTCTGGTGGGAGAACCGATGCTGGAGCTGGTATTCTTCAGAAGAAGCCACGAAGGCAGAACAAATGTGGCACCTGTAGAGGCACCGGCCATAACTCTGCGACATGTACTGCTGGTGTGGAAGTACCAGATGCTTAATGCAAGGACTGCAACTATAGTTGCAGACTATTGTAATTTTCTTGACCTTATCTGTTGCATTTTCAGATGA